TGGCACGCCGAGCGCGCGGCCGCGTTCGAGGAGCTGTGCAACACCCGCGAAGCCGCCGGACTCCCCCAGGTGGCCCGCTGGCCCGAGCCCACGCAGCCGCCAGCAGCGCCGACGCTGTTCGAGTGGGATCAGCCATGAACGAGCCGAGCTGCGCCCGGCGCGAAGGGCCGCGCCCCTCGCACTCCCCCGGCTCAGGCGCGACGGAGCGCGCCCGAGCTGATCGACGGCCACCTACGGCGGCCGAGCGCCTACGGCACACTCGTTTTCTTGCCGTGAAGCCTTCGGCAGCATACGGTCGGCCAGCCTCCGCACAAGCGCTTTCGCGGCATATCCTCGCGTCTTTCGCTGCGCTCGGCCGCTCCGGTATTCCACGGTCGCTTGTGCTCCGGCCGGCTCTCCCTAGCGGCGACAAGTCGCCTTCACGGCAAAAAACGTGGGGATGGGAGGATTCCAAGATGTTGACAGTCACCGTGTACACCACCGGCCCGAGCTGCATCCGCTGCAAGATGACCAAGGACGTCATGGGCCGCAAGGGCGTCGAGTTCGTCGAGGTCGACATCCGCGAGAACACCGCCGCACGCGAGTACGTGGTCGAGGAGCTGGGATACACCGAGGCACCCGTCGTCGTCGTCGAGGACGGCACCGGCGAAGATCACTGGTCGGGATTCCGGCCCGATCAGATCGACCGCATCGCCGCCGTAAATGCTTGACATGCACTAACGGTAATAGTACTATTAGAGTTAGAACGAGAGAAGGGAAACCGCCATGAACGACTGCACGATCGCCAGCCCCGAGGGAGCGGTCATCGCCCAGGTGAGCCACAGCGACATCACCGAGCACACCGGCACGCCGTACGACACCGGAGCCCGGCTCGAACCGCACCCCTGGGTGCGCGACGGCATCACCGGCCACGAATATCAGCGCCCCGCCGAGGCAGACGACTACGGTCGCGTCGACTTCGACGACGACGAGGGAACCACGATCGCCACGCTGCACATCGAGGGCGACCCCCTGCGCCCCGAGGGCGCATTCCTGCTCAAGCTCGACGTGAACGCCCCCGTCATCATCCACGGCCCCGGCGGCGAGTACATCGGCCGCGTCCGCCCCATGTGACCACGAGCGGCCCTAATAGTACCATTACCGTTAGGGCCGCTCCGAAAGGAGAACCCATGAACGCCACAGTCCAAGACCTCGCAGCCCGCTACTCGGCACTTCCCGAGAGTATCCGCAGCAAGTGCCCCCGGCCCACCGGGGCCGTCACCCCGGAGAGGGTGCGCGGCTGGCTGATCGAGCTGCGCGACACCTGCCTCGCGGCCGCCGCAACGGCCACAGACCTCGCGCTCGACACGGCCCAGGCCGGAGACCTCGACGCCGCAACCTCGCTGAAGCACGAGGCGCGCGCGACGCTCTCATTTGCAGCAGCGATCGGAGACCTCATCGGCTACCCGCCGATCGACGCCGACAACCGATCGGAGGAGAACAACTAAGACCCCTTGCAACCCCATTACCGCTAACAGTACTATTAGAGTCACCATCCAACAGGAGGAAACCATGAGCTACATCACCCGCACCGGCAACCTGGCCGAGACCCCGACCCTGCGCGAGGGCGACAACGGGCCGTACACCTACGCCCGCGTCCTCGTCAGCGACCGGCTGCGCCAGGAGGACGGCAGCTACACCGACGGCCCGACCATCGGCTACGACGTCGCCGTGAGCGGCAACCAGGCTGTGAACCTCATCGAGGCGGCCGAGCGCAGCGGGAACATCCGCGTGACGTTCTCGGGCCGCTACCGCGTCACCGAGTACAAGGGCGAGCAGGGCACCCGCATGCAGCACGAGGTGCGCGCCGACGAGGTGAGCGTGAGCCTGCGCGGCCAGAGCGTCACCGTCGAGCGGGCCGCCCGCGCGGACGAGCCCGACAGCACGCCGTTCTGACCGACCCAGGGGTGCGGTGCCGATTCGCTGGCACCGCACCCCCAACAGTACTATTAGCACTATTGGAGGTATTACCCGTGACCGCTCGAATCATCGCCCTCTGCAACCAGAAGGGCGGCGTCGGTAAGTCGACGACGACGTTCCACCTCGCGCGCGCGGCCGTGCTGCGCGGGCAGCGCGTGCTCGTCGTCGACAACGACCCGCAAGGCAACCTGACCTCAGTCGCGGCCGCCGAGACGGTCGGAGACGACCAGGCAGGGCTTGCCGACGCCCTCAGCTCACGCGCGCCCGAGAGCATCCGAGACGTGATCGTGCGCGGCGTATGGCCCGGCCTCGACGTCGTGCCGACGTCGGGCGTGATCCTCGGTTCCGTGCGCGACGAGCTCGTGGTCGCCGGAGCGGGCCGAGAAGGTCGCCTGCGCGCGGCGCTGGCCGCCGTGGCGGCCGACTACGACCTGATCCTGATCGACTGCGCACCGAGCCTCGACCAGCTCACCATCAACGGCCTCACCGCCGCCGATGCCGTGACGATCGTCACCCACTCCAAGCTGTTCAGCGCCAACGGGCTCGCGCAGCTCCTCGACACGATCGACAACGTGCGCCAGTACTACAACCCCGCGCTGCGCGTGGCAGGCGTCATCGTCAACCAGCACGAGGAGCAGACCGTCAGCGGCCGCACCTGGCTCGACGAGCTGCACGCGGCCGCCGGAGCCCGCGAGTTGCGCGTGCTCACGCCACCGATCCCCAAGCGCGTCGTCATCAGCGACGCCACCGAGGCCGCTCGCGGCCTCGACGAGTGGGGGAGCGCCGAGGCGACCGCGCTCGGCGCGATCTACACCGACCACCTGACCGCCATCGAAGGAGTCACGTCATGAGCACCCGTCCCGCCCCGCGTAAGTCCAGCCTCGCCGGATCGAGCCCGGTCGCCCCGCCGGCACAGCCGGCACAGCCGGCGACGCCCGAACCCGACGTCGTGCCGGCGGCCGCGCAGCCCGCGGCACCGAAGCCGGCACGCGCCACCAGCTCAACGAGCGACAAGACGAAGTACCGGCACAAGGTGAGCTTCTACCAGCACCCCGACGACACGGCGCGCGTGCGCGGTGCGATCCTGCACACCCAGGTCTCGGAGGGAGCGCGCACGCTCAGCCAGTTCGTCAACGACGCCGTGCTGGCCGAGGTCGAGCGGCTGGAAGCCAAGTACAACAACGGCCAGCCGTTCCCGGCTGTGGGAGCCCGCGAGCTGCCACAGGGCCGACCGATGGGGGAGTGAGCATCATGGCCAACCTCGCACGAGACATGCGCCTCGCGTGGCGACTGCTCACAGACTGGGAGCGGTGGGCTCTCATCGGCGCACCGCTGGCCCTTATCAGCGCCTACACGTTGTATCAGCTCTCCGATGCACTAGGGGTCGTCTGGTTCGTGCTGATCGGCTTGTTCGTCGGGATCGTCGGCGGGGCTCTGTTGCAAAGATTGGCGGCAGTCAGAGGTAGGCTGTCGCTCTGCGCCGATCAGGCGACCCGAACGTTCGGAGGCTCCTCGCTGTCCATTCGCTCCCCTGGCGCGGTATGAACCGCCGCCTCATAGTGCAGTTTGATCCTGACGAGCCCAGCATGTCTGCGCCCACCTTCGCGGAACCTGACCAGGGTCCGCTAGCGGGCGGCCGGAAGGTGAATGCTAGGCATGATCTAACCCTCGGTCTCTGGCGTCGCGACTGCGAAATTTCGCGAGGGTTTCCGAGAAGGTGATTGCGCTTCGCAGATCTCCAGGCGCGTGGGTGCGGACGTAGTCAGCGCCATTGCCGATCGCGTGAAGTTCCGCCGCAAGGCTCGCTGGACCCAGATCCTTTACAGGAAGGCCAACGGTGGCGCCCAAGAAGGATTTCCGCGACACCGAGACCAATAGCGGAAGCCCCAACGCCGACTTCAGCTTTTGAAGGTTCGACAGCACGTGCAGCGATGTTTCCGGTGCGGGGCTCAAGAAAAATCCCATCCCCGGATCGAGGATGAGCCGGTCGGCAGCGACCCCGCTCCGTCGCAAGGCGGAAACCCGCGCCTCGAAGAACCGCACAATCTCGTCGAGCGCGTCTTCGGGTCGAAGGTGACCGGTGCGGGTGGCGATGCCATCCCGCTGCGCTGAGTGCATAACCACCAGCCTGCAGTCCGCCTCAGCAATATCGGGATAGAGCGCAGGGTCAGGAAATCCTTGGATATCGTTCAGGTAGCCCACGCCGCGCTTGAGCGCATAGCGCTGGGTTTCCGGTTGGAAGCTGTCGATTGAAACACGGTGCATCTGATCGGACAGGGCGTCTAAGAGCGGCGCAATACGTCTGATCTCATCGGCCGGCGATACAGGCCTCGCGTCCGGATGGCTGGCGGCCGGTCCGACATCCACGACGTCTGATCCGACTCGCAGCATTTCGATCGCCGCGGTGACAGCGCCGGCGGGGTCTAGCCGCCGGCTCTCATCGAAGAAGGAGTCCTCGGTGAGATTCAGAATGCCGAACACCGTCACCATGGCGTCGGCCTCCGCAGCGACTTCCACGATGGGGATCGGGCGAGCAAAAAGGCAGCAATTATGAGCCCCATACCTACAAAGCCCCACGCATCAAGCTTTTGCCCATGAAGCAACCAGGCAATGGCTGTAATTATGACGACGCCGAGTCCCGACCAGACTGCATAAGCAACACCGACAGGGATGGATTTCAGAACCAGAGAAAGAAAATAAAATGCGATGCCATAACCGATTATGACAACGGCGGAAGGGGCAAGCTTAGTAAAGCCCTCGCTAGATTTTAATGCGGATGTTGCGATTACTTCGCCAACTATTGCGATAACAAGAAAAAGCCAGCCTTTCATGATATATCTCCCAATTTGTGTAGGGCTTATTATGCACGCTTAAAAATAATAAAAGCAGACTTGACCTGATAGTTTGGCTGTGAGCAATTATGTGCTTAGTGCATCTAACGCTTGAGTTAAGCCGCGCCGCGAAGCGGCGTCGGCTTGAACGAATTGTTAGACATTATTTGCCGACTACCTTGGTGATCTCGCCTTTCACGTAGTGAACAAATTCTTCCAACTGATCTGCGCGGGAGGCCAAGCGATCTTCTTCTTGTCCAAGATAAGCCTGTCTAGCTTCAAGTATGACGGGCTGATACTGGGCCGGCAGGCGCTCCATTGCCCAGTCGGCAGCGACATCCTTCGGCGCGATTTTGCCGGTTACTGCGCTGTACCAAATGCGGGACAACGTAAGCACTACATTTCGCTCATCGCCAGCCCAGTCGGGCGGCGAGTTCCATAGCGTTAAGGTTTCATTTAGCGCCTCAAATAGATCCTGTTCAGGAACCGGATCAAAGAGTTCCTCCGCCGCTGGACCTACCAAGGCAACGCTATGTTCTCTTGCTTTTGTCAGCAAGATAGCCAGATCAATGTCGATCGTGGCTGGCTCGAAGATACCTGCAAGAATGTCATTGCGCTGCCATTCTCCAAATTGCAGTTCGCGCTTAGCTGGATAACGCCACGGAATGATGTCGTCGTGCACAACAATGGTGACTTCTACAGCGCGGAGAATCTCGCTCTCTCCAGGGGAAGCCGAAGTTTCCAAAAGATCGTTGATCAAAGCTCGCCGCGTTGTTTCATCAAGCCTTACGGTCACCGTAACCAGCAAATCAATATCACTGTGTGGCTTCAGGCCGCCATCCACTGCGGAGCCGTACAAATGTACGGCCAGCAACGTCGGTTCGAGATGGCGCTCGATGACGCCAACTACCTCTGATAGTTGAGTCGATACTTCGGCGATCACCGCTTCCCTCATGATGTTTAACTTTGTTTTAGGGCGACTGCCCTGCTGCGTAACATCGTTGCTGCTCCATAACATCAAACATCGACCCACGGCGTAACGCGCTTGCTGCTTGGATGCCCGAGGCATAGACTGTACAAAAAACAGTCATAACAAGCCATGAAAACCGCCACTGCGCCGTTACCACCGCTGCGTTCGGTCAAGGTTCTGGACCAGTTGCGTGAGCGCATACGCTACTTGCATTACAGCTTACGAACCGAACAGGCTTATGTCCACTGGGTGGCTCTGTTGCAAAGATTGGCGGCAGTCAGAGGTAGGCTGTCGCTCTGCGCCGATCAGGCGGCTGCTGCGAAATGGTGGTTGAGCATGCCCATGGCCTCCGTCAGCGCCGAGGGCCCAATGCCAAAAGCTCTCTCCACAAGGCGCACCTCGCCCCTGATGCCGGGCTGCAGGCACCAGGGGCGAGCCTGTCCTTTGCGCAGGGCTCGCATGACTTCGAATCCCTTGATCGTGGCATAGGCCGTGGGGATCGATTTGAAACCGCGCACCGGCTTGATCAGTATCTTGAGCTTTCCGTGATCGGCCTCGATCACGTTATTGAGATACTTCACCTGCCGGTGGGCCGTCTCCCGGTCCAGCTTTCCTTCGCGCTTCAATTCGGTGATCGCTGCACCATAGCTCGGCGCTTTGTCGGTATTGAGCGTGGCAGGCTTTTCCCAGTGCTTCAGGCCTCGCAGGGCCTTGCCCAGGAACCGCTTCGCTGCCTTGGCGCTGCGGGTCGGCGACAGGTAGAAATCGATCGTGTCGCCCCGCTTGTCGACTGCCCGGTACAGGTAGGTCCACTTGCCCCGCACCTTGACGTAGGTTTCATCCAGGCGCCAGCTCGGATCAAAGCCACGCCGCCAGAACCAGCGCAGCCGCTTCTCCATCTCCGGGGCGTAGCACTGGACCCAGCGATAGATCGTCGTATGGTCGACCGAAATGCCGCGTTCCGCCAGCATTTCCTCAAGGTCGCGATAGCTGATCGGATAGCGACAATACCAGCGCACCGCCCACAGGATCACATCACCCTGGAAATGGCGCCACTTGAAATCCGTCATCGTTCCGTCCGTCCAATCTCCGCCAAGCATGCTCAAGCTTCACGATTTTTGCAACAGAGCGACGTGCCTCACCTAATATGCCCGCGAAACAGTTCCGGTGACTCACATAAATATGCCCGCGAAACGGAATCATCTATTTCATGGGAAGTGGGCTATCAATGCGAGCCAAACACGAGATAACCAGGTAGCCGAGCGCGCCAAGGAGCAGGCAGACCGGTGGGAGCAAAAAGCCGCGCGCCTCGACGCCCAACGAGACGCCCACCGTGCCGAAGATGAGCAAGCCGACGCCGTAATCCACGCTGCTGAGGACGCAGCCGAGCACGTCCGTACCGAAGTCACCAGGCCACTCGTCCAACGAGCAGAGCAGGACGGCGCGACCTACCTTGCCGCTGTCGAGGACGAAGCCGCCGCCAGCACCCGACTCTCGGCCGTCGGCAGGTTCGGTCGGCGCAAAGCCCGCGCCGAGCACCAGGCCGCGAAGGAACAGACGCAGACTCAACGGGCGCGAGTGCGCGACAACTGGGGCAGCGCACCGCCCCGTAATCACCAAGCACTCCCCGGATGGGCAGCCCAGACAGCGGCACAGAAAGCGAAAGGTGACCCCCGCGTGGCCGAAGCCGCCCGCGCCGCCGACGCTGCGCGCACCGACCGAGGAAAAACCTCGCGGCGACACAAGCAAGAACGGTTCGCATTGTTGGCTCGTGAAATTGGAACCGAGCAAGCACGCAGCGATCAGTTCGGAATGCGCACCGTCAACCCACAGCGTGCCGCCCGAGACGCCCTCACGCGAGCAACATTGGCGCGCGCCGAAGCCGACGAACTCCGCAACCTCTCAGTCAACGACGCTGCACGAATCATTGCAGCCAAGCGGGCCGAGCAGGAACAGACACGACGGCTGTTGGAGCAGCGAGAGCGGCAACTCAACCCGTTCCAGCGCACCACCCCCGGCAGCGACCCAGGTCGTGACGGGCCAGCACGCGGCCTGTGATTCCCGGGTTTGCTGCTCCGATGAACTCTGTGCTGCGATCGGGTAAGATGATCGGCATGGGTAACTTGATTTGCGTGTTCGCTGTGACGCACACGCTTGCTGTTCGCGACCGCCGCGCCTGACGGCGCGCCTCGCTGAACGCTTCGCGCGTCGTCCATCCGAGAGACCATTCGCGTCTCGGAACGGCGATTTTGCGCATCCATTTTCTCCGTCTGCGCTCTGCCCTGTTTCCGAGGCGTTCCATCCTTTCTTTCTTGGAGCGCGAACATGCCTCGTTCATCCCACGGTGGCCGCCACGAACTCGGCCAAAACTTCCTCATCCACACACCCACAATCAGCAAGATCACCGCTCTAGTCACCGCGACGAAAGGGCCGATACTCGAACTTGGCGCTGGAGACGGCGCACTCACGAGACCTCTCGCCCAGCTCGGCAGGCCGGTGACCGCGATTGACCTCGATGAGCACCGGATCGCTGGCCTCCGCCGCGCGCTGCCGGATGTGAAAATCAATCACGCCGACGCGCTCACCGTCCCTCTCGACCACCCCGTGATCGTGGGGAACATCCCCTTCCATCTCACCACCCCGATCCTGCGCCGACTTCTCCGCGTCGGCACCTGGACTCAGGCGGTGCTCCTTACGCAATGGGAGGTCGCCCGCAAACGCTGCGGGATCGGTGGCTCCACCATGTTGACCGCACAAACCGCGCCCTGGTTCACCTTCGACCTCCACGGCCGGGTTCCCTCCTGGGGTTTCCGACCACGCCCCAGCGTCGATGGCGGCATCATCCAGATCAGCAGGCGCAAAGATCCGCTGATTCCCGGCTCGCAGCGCACCCGGTACCAACAGTTCGTACGCGCGGTATTCACCGGCCGAGGCAGAACCCTCGACCGTGTCATCGCGAACGCGAGCCACATCGACCCCGGCCGAGCCCGGCAACTCCTGAGGCAGTGCGGCGTCGATACACGCGCACTGCCGAGGGACCTGACACCGGAGCAGTGGGCCGGAATCTGGAACGCGATACCTGAGTAGCCACCCCCAGAGCCACCATGCACGACACAACTTTCGCGATTCGTGGTCTCTCGGCCCGCGATGACGAGTCGGTCGCGTGAGCGTCCTCACGGCGACCGGTAGAATAGAACCGCGCGCACGCGCACGTTCACAGGTGAGTGTGTTTGGGGAACCTCGGCTACGCCGTGACCGCCCACCGCGCACAAGGGTCCACCGTCGACGCTGCGCACACGGTCGTCCACTCACCGGAAGTGACGCGCGAATCCCTCTACGTCGCGATGACCCGCGGCCGCGAGTCCAAGAACAACCAGATCGTACGCAGGTATGGCTTCTACTGGCGGTACGACACTCCCGCACAGTTGCGGCTTCTGGGCGAGCTCTGGCCGCTGGTAAACGACCGGCATAACTTCCTCACCCCGACGAAGAAACCCATCGGCTGGGACACCGACGGCAAAGGCCGACGCAGACGTGTCTATGACACGCTTGCGACCCCGTTCGACCGGCTCTTACGTTCCGGTGTCCTCACCAGCGAGAGAACTGCAGAGCTCACCGCGTACCGGGACAGTTTGAATCCCGCGCATATC
This window of the Microbacterium soli genome carries:
- the sul1 gene encoding sulfonamide-resistant dihydropteroate synthase Sul1, whose translation is MVTVFGILNLTEDSFFDESRRLDPAGAVTAAIEMLRVGSDVVDVGPAASHPDARPVSPADEIRRIAPLLDALSDQMHRVSIDSFQPETQRYALKRGVGYLNDIQGFPDPALYPDIAEADCRLVVMHSAQRDGIATRTGHLRPEDALDEIVRFFEARVSALRRSGVAADRLILDPGMGFFLSPAPETSLHVLSNLQKLKSALGLPLLVSVSRKSFLGATVGLPVKDLGPASLAAELHAIGNGADYVRTHAPGDLRSAITFSETLAKFRSRDARDRGLDHA
- a CDS encoding quaternary ammonium compound efflux SMR transporter QacE delta 1, yielding MKGWLFLVIAIVGEVIATSALKSSEGFTKLAPSAVVIIGYGIAFYFLSLVLKSIPVGVAYAVWSGLGVVIITAIAWLLHGQKLDAWGFVGMGLIIAAFLLARSPSWKSLRRPTPW
- a CDS encoding IS6-like element IS6100 family transposase; its protein translation is MTDFKWRHFQGDVILWAVRWYCRYPISYRDLEEMLAERGISVDHTTIYRWVQCYAPEMEKRLRWFWRRGFDPSWRLDETYVKVRGKWTYLYRAVDKRGDTIDFYLSPTRSAKAAKRFLGKALRGLKHWEKPATLNTDKAPSYGAAITELKREGKLDRETAHRQVKYLNNVIEADHGKLKILIKPVRGFKSIPTAYATIKGFEVMRALRKGQARPWCLQPGIRGEVRLVERAFGIGPSALTEAMGMLNHHFAAAA
- the erm gene encoding 23S ribosomal RNA methyltransferase Erm, yielding MPRSSHGGRHELGQNFLIHTPTISKITALVTATKGPILELGAGDGALTRPLAQLGRPVTAIDLDEHRIAGLRRALPDVKINHADALTVPLDHPVIVGNIPFHLTTPILRRLLRVGTWTQAVLLTQWEVARKRCGIGGSTMLTAQTAPWFTFDLHGRVPSWGFRPRPSVDGGIIQISRRKDPLIPGSQRTRYQQFVRAVFTGRGRTLDRVIANASHIDPGRARQLLRQCGVDTRALPRDLTPEQWAGIWNAIPE
- a CDS encoding glutaredoxin domain-containing protein produces the protein MLTVTVYTTGPSCIRCKMTKDVMGRKGVEFVEVDIRENTAAREYVVEELGYTEAPVVVVEDGTGEDHWSGFRPDQIDRIAAVNA
- a CDS encoding ParA family protein — its product is MTARIIALCNQKGGVGKSTTTFHLARAAVLRGQRVLVVDNDPQGNLTSVAAAETVGDDQAGLADALSSRAPESIRDVIVRGVWPGLDVVPTSGVILGSVRDELVVAGAGREGRLRAALAAVAADYDLILIDCAPSLDQLTINGLTAADAVTIVTHSKLFSANGLAQLLDTIDNVRQYYNPALRVAGVIVNQHEEQTVSGRTWLDELHAAAGARELRVLTPPIPKRVVISDATEAARGLDEWGSAEATALGAIYTDHLTAIEGVTS
- a CDS encoding helicase C-terminal domain-containing protein, which produces MTAHRAQGSTVDAAHTVVHSPEVTRESLYVAMTRGRESKNNQIVRRYGFYWRYDTPAQLRLLGELWPLVNDRHNFLTPTKKPIGWDTDGKGRRRRVYDTLATPFDRLLRSGVLTSERTAELTAYRDSLNPAHIAREIDRIQQRLTWLAADKTRKLEAAELAKQPDPTAGVKPARTRKKQAS
- a CDS encoding single-stranded DNA-binding protein, giving the protein MSYITRTGNLAETPTLREGDNGPYTYARVLVSDRLRQEDGSYTDGPTIGYDVAVSGNQAVNLIEAAERSGNIRVTFSGRYRVTEYKGEQGTRMQHEVRADEVSVSLRGQSVTVERAARADEPDSTPF
- a CDS encoding ParB family protein encodes the protein MSTRPAPRKSSLAGSSPVAPPAQPAQPATPEPDVVPAAAQPAAPKPARATSSTSDKTKYRHKVSFYQHPDDTARVRGAILHTQVSEGARTLSQFVNDAVLAEVERLEAKYNNGQPFPAVGARELPQGRPMGE